One segment of Hippopotamus amphibius kiboko isolate mHipAmp2 chromosome 2, mHipAmp2.hap2, whole genome shotgun sequence DNA contains the following:
- the LOC130846190 gene encoding olfactory receptor 13F1 → MFKANLTSATIFFFLGFSSYPKVEVIIFVLCLLMYLIALLGNIILISITILDSRLHTPMYFFLSNLSCLDISYTSSAFPPMLINFVSGKNTMSFSGCAAQMYFSLAMGSTECVLLSMMAYDRYVAICNPLRYPTIMNKRVCVHIAAGSWVTGCFTALVETVSVLQLSLCGNSVINHFACEILAVLKLVCVDISMVQLIMLVITILLVPMPMLLICISYVFILSNILRISSVDGQSKAFSTCAAHLTVVVLFYGTTLSMYLKPSAVDSQEIDKFIALVYGALTPMLNPIIYSLRNKEVKAAMKKMLIRNSLVLS, encoded by the coding sequence ATGTTCAAGGCAAATTTGACATCtgcaacaatttttttcttcctgggatTTTCCAGCTACCCCAAAGTTGAGGTCATCATATTTGTGCTGTGCTTGCTGATGTACCTTATCGCCTTGCTGGGTAATATAATTCTGATCTCCATCACCATCCTGGATTCCCGCCTACACACAcctatgtacttcttcctcagcaaTCTGTCTTGTTTAGACATCTCATACACCTCTTCTGCTTTCCCTCCAATGCTGATAAACTTTGTTTCAGGGAAAAACACTATGTCATTTTCAGGGTGTGCCGCTCAGATGTACTTCTCTCTGGCCATGGGCTCCACTGAGTGTGTGCTCCTGTCCATGATGGCTTATGACCgatatgtggccatctgcaacccCCTGAGATACCCCACCATTATGAACAAAAGGGTTTGTGTGCACATTGCAGCTGGCTCCTGGGTGACAGGCTGCTTCACTGCCCTGGTGGAAACAGTGTCTGTGTTGCAGCTGTCTCTGTGTGGTAATAGTGTCATAAATCATTTTGCTTGTGAAATTCTGGCTGTCTTAAAATTGGTTTGTGTGGACATCTCCATGGTGCAGTTAATCATGTTGGTGATCACCATACTTCTTGTTCCCATGCCAATGCTCCTCATTTGTATCTCTTATGTGTTCATCCTCTCCAATATCCTGAGAATCAGCTCAGTGGATGGTCAAAGCAAAGCCTTTTCAACATGTGCAGCCCACCTGACTGTGGTGGTTTTGTTCTATGGGACAACTCTTTCCATGTATCTGAAGCCTTCAGCTGTAGATTCTCaggaaatagataaatttatagcTTTGGTATATGGTGCATTAACTCCTATGTTGAATCCAATCATCTACAGTCTACGAAACAAAGAGGTGAAAGCGGCTATGAAAAAAATGCTGATCAGAAATTCTTTGGTATTGTCTTAA